The proteins below are encoded in one region of Pseudonocardia sp. DSM 110487:
- a CDS encoding MOSC domain-containing protein, translating to MSARVVALHTYPIKGCAGIALTSAFLTPAGLAHDRTFMVVDEHGVFRSQRRDSLLATIRPEILDDGRELRLQAPGIDALRVAVDLDGPRRPVEMFGSPYRAIDQGEPVAGWLTRVLGEPSRLVRVPPEHDRVTDGETPGRAGFADSGALLLTSSASWAELDRRIAERGINGIPMDRFRPNIVVEGWTEPHIEDQVRELSVGDTELAFAKQAIRCAVTLVNQRTGVRAGPEPLRTLAGYRRVPGKGVAFGAKFSVLRPGLLSVGDELVVGRWARAATIS from the coding sequence GTGAGCGCGAGAGTGGTCGCGCTGCACACGTACCCGATCAAGGGCTGCGCCGGGATCGCCCTGACCAGCGCGTTCCTCACCCCGGCAGGACTCGCCCACGACCGGACGTTCATGGTCGTCGACGAGCACGGGGTCTTCCGCAGCCAGCGCCGGGATTCCCTGCTCGCGACGATCCGGCCGGAGATCCTCGACGACGGCCGGGAGCTCCGGTTGCAGGCCCCCGGGATCGACGCCCTGCGGGTGGCCGTGGACCTCGACGGCCCCCGGCGTCCCGTCGAGATGTTCGGCAGCCCCTATCGGGCCATCGACCAGGGCGAGCCGGTAGCCGGCTGGCTCACGCGCGTGCTCGGGGAGCCGAGCAGGCTCGTGCGGGTCCCACCGGAACACGACCGCGTCACCGACGGTGAGACGCCAGGAAGGGCCGGGTTCGCCGACAGCGGCGCACTCCTGCTCACGAGCAGCGCGTCATGGGCCGAGCTGGACCGGCGGATCGCCGAGCGCGGCATCAATGGGATACCGATGGACCGGTTCCGACCCAACATCGTCGTGGAGGGGTGGACCGAACCCCACATCGAGGACCAGGTCCGCGAGCTGTCCGTCGGTGACACCGAGCTGGCGTTCGCCAAGCAGGCGATCCGGTGCGCGGTGACACTGGTCAACCAGCGCACCGGTGTGCGGGCGGGTCCGGAGCCGCTGCGGACCCTCGCCGGCTATCGGCGCGTCCCGGGCAAGGGCGTCGCGTTCGGGGCGAAGTTCTCGGTGCTCCGGCCCGGGCTGCTGAGCGTCGGGGACGAGCTCGTCGTGGGGCGGTGGGCGAGGGCGGCGACCATCTCCTGA
- a CDS encoding MarR family winged helix-turn-helix transcriptional regulator: protein MSADELRAAIQRSTLRFIAGVVLHNHAVAQRVGLGASDSQLISLLNLHGPLTPGRLAELTGLTTGTVTGVIDRLERAGYVRRERDPSDRRKVLVTPVPEAMATLGAHYRQHGEQLDAVLSTRDDAQLRVIADFLADLAGPGAGALVAPPPEGGRGRGTTSSSGS, encoded by the coding sequence GTGTCCGCCGACGAGTTGCGGGCCGCCATCCAGCGGTCGACCCTGCGGTTCATCGCCGGTGTGGTGCTGCACAACCACGCCGTGGCGCAACGGGTGGGGCTCGGGGCGAGCGACTCTCAACTGATCTCGCTGCTCAACCTGCACGGCCCGCTGACCCCGGGCCGGCTCGCGGAACTGACCGGCCTCACCACCGGCACGGTGACGGGCGTGATCGACCGCCTGGAGCGGGCCGGGTACGTCCGCCGCGAACGGGACCCGAGCGACCGGCGCAAGGTGCTCGTGACGCCGGTGCCCGAGGCGATGGCCACCCTTGGTGCGCACTACCGCCAGCACGGGGAGCAGCTGGACGCCGTGCTCAGCACCCGCGACGACGCTCAGCTGCGGGTGATCGCCGACTTCCTCGCGGACCTGGCAGGCCCTGGCGCAGGAGCCTTGGTGGCACCGCCGCCGGAAGGCGGGCGCGGGAGGGGCACCACGAGCAGCAGCGGCAGCTGA
- a CDS encoding NAD(P)/FAD-dependent oxidoreductase — protein MRTALVIGAGIAGPVAAIALQRAGITPTVYEAREGTADERGAFLTLQVNGIDALRTLGIGRVIEAIGFATPSMRFRSGTGKVLGEVSTGAALADGTVGVTLKRSDLYRALGDEARRRGVTIEHGRRLVDVRPVPGGVRAEFADGTTAAADLLVGADGIRSRVRQVIDPEAASARYVPVLNIGGFAPPMDVDGVRGGYEMVFGKRAFFGYAVAPDGTVWWFANPPHRSEPAPGELSALGTAHWRARLDELFAGDRTPARAIIDATPGELEVRATYDLPSVRRWHRDRMVLIGDAAHATSPSSGQGASMAIEDAVELGRCLRDMPDPDAAFAAFERLRRSRVEQVVADGARSSNVKTAGPVARVLRDALLPIFLRRHGDRAATWLHGHHIDWDAPVTVNAGAGIG, from the coding sequence ATGCGGACGGCACTGGTGATCGGAGCGGGGATCGCGGGTCCGGTCGCGGCCATCGCGCTGCAGCGGGCGGGCATCACGCCCACGGTGTACGAGGCCCGCGAGGGCACGGCCGACGAACGGGGAGCGTTCCTGACGCTGCAGGTCAACGGCATCGACGCGCTGCGCACGCTGGGGATCGGCCGCGTGATCGAGGCGATCGGTTTCGCCACCCCGAGCATGCGATTCCGCAGCGGCACCGGGAAGGTGCTCGGCGAGGTGAGCACCGGCGCGGCCCTTGCGGACGGAACAGTGGGCGTCACGCTGAAGCGCAGCGACCTCTACCGCGCGCTGGGCGACGAGGCACGCCGCCGTGGCGTCACGATCGAGCACGGGCGAAGGCTCGTGGACGTGCGGCCGGTGCCCGGCGGCGTCCGGGCCGAGTTCGCCGACGGCACCACAGCCGCCGCCGACCTGCTCGTCGGCGCCGACGGGATCCGGTCCCGGGTCCGGCAGGTCATCGATCCGGAGGCCGCCTCCGCGCGGTACGTGCCGGTGCTCAACATCGGCGGGTTCGCCCCGCCGATGGACGTCGACGGAGTGCGCGGCGGTTACGAGATGGTGTTCGGCAAGCGCGCCTTCTTCGGCTACGCGGTGGCGCCGGACGGGACCGTCTGGTGGTTCGCCAATCCGCCCCACCGCTCCGAGCCCGCGCCGGGCGAGCTCTCCGCGCTCGGCACGGCGCACTGGCGCGCCCGGCTCGACGAGCTGTTCGCGGGCGACCGCACCCCGGCCCGCGCCATCATCGACGCCACGCCGGGGGAGCTGGAGGTACGGGCCACCTACGACCTGCCGTCGGTGCGCCGGTGGCACCGCGACCGCATGGTGCTGATCGGCGACGCCGCGCATGCCACGTCTCCTTCCTCCGGGCAGGGCGCCTCGATGGCGATCGAGGACGCCGTCGAGCTCGGTCGGTGCCTGCGCGACATGCCGGACCCCGACGCCGCCTTCGCCGCCTTCGAGCGGCTGCGGCGCTCCCGGGTGGAACAGGTGGTGGCGGACGGGGCCCGGTCGAGCAACGTCAAGACGGCCGGACCGGTGGCGCGAGTGCTGCGCGACGCACTCCTGCCGATCTTCCTCCGCCGTCATGGCGACCGGGCCGCCACGTGGTTGCACGGGCACCACATCGACTGGGACGCCCCCGTCACGGTCAACGCCGGCGCAGGCATCGGGTAG
- a CDS encoding alpha/beta fold hydrolase, giving the protein MGITIPGFETRPIGVADGIELNAAVGGEGPLLVLLHGFPQTHLMWRHVAPVLAEHHTVVCPDLRGYGASSKPEAATEDIYSKRAMAADVVGLADALGFDRFALVGHDRGAHVAFRAGLDHPDRVSHLGILDIVPTLDTWNVLRGVGAAVAFHLYLMAQPPGLPERMIQASADAFFGHFLDAWSSSSDAIPPDVRAEYLRACRDAVVSIVADYRATATVDIEHDQADLDAGNRFTMPVMVVQQDWGAQLGFDAAAIWRPWAADLEHFTTRAGHFMAEEAPEDVAILVMNLMKR; this is encoded by the coding sequence ATGGGCATCACCATTCCGGGATTCGAGACCAGGCCGATCGGCGTGGCCGACGGCATCGAACTGAACGCGGCGGTCGGTGGGGAAGGACCGCTGCTCGTGCTCCTGCACGGCTTTCCCCAGACCCACCTGATGTGGCGCCACGTCGCTCCCGTCCTCGCCGAGCACCACACCGTGGTCTGCCCCGATCTGCGCGGGTACGGCGCCAGCAGCAAGCCAGAGGCAGCCACCGAGGACATCTACTCGAAGCGGGCCATGGCCGCGGACGTCGTCGGCCTCGCCGACGCACTCGGCTTCGACCGGTTCGCGCTCGTCGGGCACGACCGCGGCGCGCACGTCGCCTTCCGGGCCGGCCTCGATCATCCGGACCGGGTGAGCCACCTGGGGATCCTCGACATCGTGCCCACCCTGGACACCTGGAACGTCCTCCGCGGGGTCGGCGCTGCGGTGGCCTTCCACCTCTACCTGATGGCCCAGCCACCCGGTCTGCCCGAGCGGATGATCCAGGCAAGCGCCGACGCGTTCTTCGGCCACTTCCTCGACGCCTGGTCCTCGAGCTCCGACGCGATCCCGCCCGACGTGCGCGCCGAGTACCTGCGCGCGTGCCGGGACGCGGTCGTGTCGATCGTCGCCGACTACCGGGCCACCGCGACCGTCGACATCGAGCACGACCAGGCCGACCTCGACGCCGGCAACCGGTTCACGATGCCGGTGATGGTCGTCCAGCAGGACTGGGGCGCGCAGCTGGGGTTCGACGCGGCGGCGATCTGGCGGCCGTGGGCCGCCGACCTGGAGCACTTCACCACCCGAGCGGGCCACTTCATGGCCGAGGAGGCGCCGGAGGACGTCGCCATTCTGGTCATGAACCTGATGAAGCGCTGA
- a CDS encoding AfsR/SARP family transcriptional regulator, protein MEIQVLGPVVVRDAGGRPIAVGSRRRRELLGRLVAAAGRPVPLEVLVEDLWEDQPHTAAGTVRTFVAELRRALEPERAPRTRSQVIETVGTGYALRVPRERVDSHRFEDALRAARDGPSRIVAGALSDALTWWAGEPYADLGTSPWLTRERARLAELHRQAVELRARAVLDLGRGAPLVPELEAFATTHPWREQAWVLLSHALYQADRQVDALASLRDARARLLDRYGLESVDTLDHLERDILRHAPHLRPSPRDEDRLRLLTRTEATGTYTRLRSMSTVAGAAAITGGANLVLAQEQRAAAVAEAERTGNPDLTARVIAAYDVPTVWTRADDPARSEALVATTRRTLDRLGREAPPALRARLLATIGLEHRGTRDRWAAEAAAEAERLARELHDPNLLVLALNAQFVQSFQRPGRTGDRDAIARELVELSARHDLPTFEILGHLIGIQVCAARGDTEPAARHVAAAERLATIHETPLVHVLTAAFRAMQLAERSHEPAEVARAYHAVAGDLAGAGITGVEAGIVPLALLSLRIRHRRPAPGDPGLDWGPYRPWVQPLLDLAHGNVAAARRAAATLPMPAADHLYDALWAVTAHTAVLLGDESLGAQARDALSPLRGEIAGGTTAMLTFGPVDDILARLEPY, encoded by the coding sequence GTGGAGATCCAGGTGCTCGGACCGGTGGTGGTCCGGGATGCCGGGGGCCGCCCGATCGCGGTCGGCAGCAGGCGCCGCCGTGAGCTCCTCGGACGGCTGGTCGCGGCCGCGGGGCGCCCCGTCCCGCTCGAGGTGCTGGTCGAGGATCTCTGGGAGGACCAGCCGCACACGGCGGCCGGGACCGTCCGCACCTTCGTCGCCGAGCTGCGCCGCGCGCTGGAACCGGAGCGTGCCCCGCGGACGCGGTCGCAGGTCATCGAGACCGTCGGCACCGGATACGCCCTGCGGGTCCCGCGGGAACGAGTGGACTCCCACCGTTTCGAGGACGCCCTCCGGGCCGCACGCGACGGACCCAGCCGAATCGTCGCCGGCGCGCTGAGCGACGCGCTCACGTGGTGGGCGGGCGAACCGTACGCCGATCTCGGCACCTCGCCATGGCTGACGCGGGAGCGCGCCCGCCTTGCGGAGCTGCACCGGCAGGCCGTCGAGCTGCGCGCGCGGGCCGTGCTCGACCTCGGCCGTGGCGCGCCCCTCGTGCCGGAGCTGGAGGCGTTCGCCACCACGCACCCGTGGCGGGAGCAGGCGTGGGTCCTGCTCTCCCACGCCCTCTACCAGGCCGACCGCCAGGTCGACGCGTTGGCATCGCTGCGCGACGCGCGGGCCCGGCTGCTGGATCGGTACGGGCTGGAGTCGGTGGACACCCTCGACCACCTCGAACGCGACATCCTGCGGCACGCCCCGCACCTGAGGCCATCACCACGGGACGAGGACCGGCTGCGGCTGCTCACCCGGACGGAGGCGACGGGGACCTACACCCGGCTGCGCTCGATGAGCACCGTGGCCGGCGCCGCCGCGATCACCGGCGGCGCCAACCTGGTACTCGCCCAGGAGCAACGCGCCGCCGCGGTCGCGGAGGCGGAACGAACCGGTAACCCTGACCTCACCGCCCGCGTGATCGCGGCCTACGACGTCCCCACCGTCTGGACGCGGGCCGACGATCCCGCGCGGTCCGAGGCCCTCGTCGCGACGACGAGGCGCACGCTCGACAGGCTCGGCAGGGAAGCCCCTCCCGCGCTCCGGGCCCGGCTGCTCGCCACCATCGGGCTGGAGCACCGCGGAACCCGGGACCGCTGGGCGGCCGAGGCTGCGGCCGAGGCCGAACGGCTGGCCCGTGAACTGCACGACCCCAACCTGCTGGTGCTGGCTCTCAACGCCCAGTTCGTGCAGTCCTTCCAGCGGCCCGGCCGCACCGGCGATCGCGACGCCATCGCCCGCGAGCTCGTGGAGCTCTCCGCGCGACACGACCTCCCGACGTTCGAGATCCTCGGCCACCTCATCGGGATCCAGGTCTGCGCCGCTCGCGGCGACACCGAGCCCGCCGCCCGCCACGTCGCCGCGGCCGAGCGGCTCGCCACCATCCACGAAACCCCGCTCGTCCACGTCCTCACGGCGGCCTTCCGGGCGATGCAGCTGGCGGAACGGTCGCACGAACCCGCCGAGGTCGCTCGGGCGTACCACGCCGTGGCCGGCGACCTCGCCGGGGCCGGCATAACCGGGGTCGAGGCGGGCATCGTCCCGCTCGCGCTCCTCTCACTCCGGATCCGCCACCGGCGTCCCGCGCCGGGGGACCCCGGCCTCGACTGGGGCCCCTACCGGCCCTGGGTCCAGCCCCTCCTCGACCTCGCCCACGGGAACGTCGCGGCGGCCCGGCGAGCAGCCGCCACCCTGCCCATGCCCGCCGCCGACCACCTGTACGACGCCCTCTGGGCGGTCACCGCGCACACCGCCGTCCTACTCGGAGACGAGTCACTCGGCGCGCAAGCGCGCGATGCCCTCTCCCCTCTGCGCGGTGAGATCGCGGGCGGAACCACCGCCATGCTCACCTTCGGCCCGGTCGACGACATCCTGGCCCGGCTGGAGCCCTACTAG
- a CDS encoding DUF1707 domain-containing protein, whose protein sequence is MDEPPRPELRIGDRERRATDAHLQQAHADGVLTLIEYDERAAQCWAARTQSELDELVRDLPPYRPSPEEAEAAQAALPRSVRRLMPTVAVPESTSSKSLGQRLGGALVGVAAIGALIFVGSNVVTSADGAAVFGNRQVTVVPGQDRVEVGMLFGRVDVVVPEGMRARPTGTVVFGGTDCALACTGTGPEVVVDATGAFGSVDILRPGEPEPDDDDDDD, encoded by the coding sequence GTGGACGAACCGCCCCGCCCCGAACTGCGCATCGGCGACCGCGAACGCCGCGCCACCGACGCACACCTGCAGCAGGCCCACGCCGACGGCGTGCTCACCCTCATCGAGTACGACGAGCGAGCCGCACAGTGCTGGGCTGCCCGCACCCAGAGCGAACTGGACGAGCTGGTCCGCGACCTGCCCCCGTACCGGCCCAGCCCTGAGGAGGCCGAGGCCGCGCAGGCCGCGCTACCGCGCAGCGTGCGGCGGCTGATGCCGACCGTCGCGGTACCCGAGAGCACGTCGTCCAAGAGCCTCGGGCAGCGGCTCGGCGGGGCGCTGGTCGGCGTGGCAGCCATCGGGGCGCTGATCTTCGTCGGTTCGAACGTCGTCACGTCAGCCGACGGCGCGGCCGTCTTCGGCAATCGGCAGGTCACCGTCGTGCCCGGCCAGGACCGTGTCGAGGTGGGCATGCTCTTCGGCAGGGTCGACGTGGTCGTCCCCGAGGGTATGCGCGCCCGCCCCACGGGCACGGTGGTCTTCGGCGGGACCGACTGCGCGCTGGCCTGCACCGGCACCGGGCCCGAAGTGGTGGTGGACGCCACCGGTGCGTTCGGCAGCGTCGACATCCTGCGGCCGGGTGAGCCGGAGCCCGACGACGACGATGACGACGACTAG
- a CDS encoding class I SAM-dependent methyltransferase, translated as MTVPVPAARFDAVADVYDDDPHHLGIARQLVAGLRPVPEPELVVDVATGTGFAALVALEALAPRRVLAVDISPRMIEKAAAKAPGNGRVEWRVAPAVPLGLPDGAADVVLCASALHLIGATAPPEWRRVLRPGGQAAFSIPVAADFHPSPEFAASLPADLAVPADEAGAGHIARAAGFGSVRVTTTSGPRRSFLVFARVPA; from the coding sequence GTGACCGTGCCCGTACCCGCCGCTCGGTTCGATGCGGTCGCAGACGTCTACGACGACGACCCACACCACCTCGGGATCGCCCGGCAGCTGGTGGCCGGCCTGCGGCCAGTGCCGGAGCCCGAACTGGTCGTCGACGTCGCCACGGGCACGGGGTTCGCCGCCCTCGTCGCGCTCGAGGCGCTCGCCCCACGACGGGTCCTCGCCGTCGACATCTCGCCCCGGATGATCGAGAAGGCCGCGGCGAAGGCGCCCGGCAACGGCCGGGTCGAGTGGCGCGTCGCGCCCGCGGTGCCGCTCGGCCTGCCGGACGGCGCGGCGGACGTGGTGCTCTGCGCGTCGGCGCTGCACCTCATCGGTGCCACCGCCCCGCCCGAGTGGCGCCGGGTGCTGCGGCCCGGCGGCCAGGCCGCGTTCAGCATCCCGGTGGCCGCCGACTTCCACCCCTCCCCCGAGTTCGCGGCATCGCTGCCCGCCGACCTCGCCGTCCCCGCCGACGAGGCGGGCGCCGGGCACATCGCCCGTGCCGCCGGGTTCGGGTCCGTGCGGGTGACGACCACCTCTGGGCCGCGGCGGTCGTTCCTCGTTTTCGCGCGGGTGCCGGCGTGA
- a CDS encoding HNH endonuclease signature motif containing protein — protein MSVIPLPTPLQTMPLHDLESELLGLAGHIAAAEARFLQLLAEFDERNGWAGDGIRSCAHWLSWRAGMSLRTATERLRVAQALRNLPQIGAAFAAGQISYSKVRAITRITGSDTATLTRLAAEIAAGTSELRHTTVADPETAERVLLNVALHGTAGHVETVVRAVRRRHTPPDNLTARRSVSWRWDEDGSLILRARFTPDEGAVLVAAIEALVPPGLPVTPPVAPSPEDLEQRALEQEPGPAVDRVAARRADALLTLIKGDGDEVVERGTAQVIVHLDASTGTARLEGGPEVPTSTAERLACDARVQVLLNDRTKNRMYLGRNRRLATPAQIAALTVRDGEGCQLPGCTHTRHLHAHHLIPWWFGGRTDVDNLILVCSFHHRLVHDHGYRIRRLSGRWEFLRPDGTPIPEVAVALTGNTESLVEMHTRARLRIDHTTLTPDWDGERLDPDPILDALLLRRVTTAA, from the coding sequence GTGTCCGTCATTCCGCTGCCCACTCCGCTGCAGACCATGCCCCTCCATGACCTGGAATCCGAACTGTTGGGTTTGGCCGGGCACATCGCCGCCGCGGAAGCCCGGTTCCTCCAACTGTTGGCCGAGTTCGACGAACGCAACGGGTGGGCCGGGGATGGGATCCGGTCGTGTGCACACTGGCTGTCCTGGCGGGCCGGGATGAGCCTGCGCACCGCCACCGAGCGCCTACGGGTGGCGCAGGCGCTGCGCAACCTGCCGCAGATCGGTGCGGCGTTCGCCGCCGGGCAGATCTCCTACTCCAAGGTGCGGGCCATCACCCGCATCACCGGCTCCGACACGGCGACCCTGACCCGGCTGGCCGCGGAGATCGCCGCCGGCACCTCCGAGCTGCGCCACACCACGGTGGCCGACCCGGAGACGGCGGAGCGGGTGCTGCTGAACGTGGCCTTGCACGGCACCGCCGGCCACGTGGAGACCGTGGTGCGGGCGGTGCGGCGCCGCCACACCCCACCCGACAACCTGACCGCCCGCCGCTCGGTGTCCTGGCGGTGGGACGAGGACGGATCCCTCATTCTGCGGGCGCGGTTCACCCCCGACGAGGGTGCCGTGCTGGTCGCGGCGATCGAGGCGCTGGTGCCGCCCGGCTTGCCGGTCACGCCCCCGGTGGCGCCGTCGCCGGAGGACCTGGAGCAGCGGGCCCTAGAGCAGGAACCGGGGCCGGCGGTGGATCGGGTGGCCGCCCGCCGGGCGGATGCCCTGCTCACCCTGATCAAGGGGGATGGCGACGAGGTGGTGGAGCGCGGCACCGCGCAGGTGATCGTGCACCTCGACGCCTCCACCGGTACGGCCCGCCTCGAAGGTGGCCCAGAGGTGCCCACCTCGACGGCGGAGCGGCTGGCCTGTGATGCCCGGGTCCAGGTCCTGCTCAACGACCGCACCAAGAATCGGATGTATCTGGGCCGCAACCGCCGCCTTGCCACCCCGGCCCAGATCGCCGCGCTGACGGTGCGGGACGGGGAGGGCTGCCAGCTTCCCGGCTGCACGCACACCCGGCACCTGCACGCCCACCACCTGATCCCCTGGTGGTTCGGGGGCCGCACGGATGTCGACAACCTGATCCTCGTCTGCTCGTTTCACCATCGCCTCGTGCACGACCACGGGTACCGGATCCGGCGGCTTTCGGGCAGGTGGGAATTCCTCCGGCCCGACGGCACCCCGATCCCCGAAGTCGCGGTCGCGTTGACCGGGAACACCGAGAGTCTGGTCGAGATGCACACGCGGGCCCGGCTGCGCATCGACCACACCACCCTCACCCCGGACTGGGATGGTGAGCGGCTGGACCCGGACCCGATCCTGGACGCCCTGCTGCTCCGCCGAGTCACCACGGCCGCGTAA